A genomic window from Chitinophagaceae bacterium includes:
- a CDS encoding sulfotransferase family protein, producing the protein MQPVKRINLWSGPRNISTAMMYSFAQRNDTVVIDEPLYAHFLNETGLNHPGREEVLASQEQDGRKVISNVMLGNCDHPILFFKQMTHHLLNLELDFLSETFNILLIRDPKQVLISYAKVITQPSLNDIGIRQSYELDQFLSGRNYHRLIIDASDVVRNPGKMLTAMCENLGIGFQPSMLQWKAGARPEDGVWAKYWYKNVHQSTGFTPFEEAAQELPPDLQEIYEQAKPYYDFLSERSLK; encoded by the coding sequence ATGCAACCTGTAAAGCGAATTAATTTATGGAGCGGGCCACGGAACATATCCACCGCTATGATGTATTCATTTGCACAGCGAAATGATACTGTTGTAATTGACGAACCGTTGTATGCGCATTTTTTAAATGAAACCGGATTGAATCATCCCGGAAGAGAAGAGGTGCTTGCATCACAGGAACAGGACGGAAGGAAAGTAATTTCAAATGTGATGCTGGGAAATTGCGATCATCCCATTCTTTTCTTTAAACAAATGACGCATCATTTGCTAAACCTGGAGTTGGATTTTCTATCGGAAACCTTTAACATTCTTCTTATTCGCGATCCGAAGCAAGTTTTAATATCTTATGCTAAAGTAATAACACAACCATCTTTAAACGATATCGGCATCAGGCAGAGTTATGAATTGGATCAATTCTTATCAGGAAGAAATTATCACCGGTTGATTATTGATGCAAGTGATGTGGTTAGAAATCCCGGGAAGATGCTGACAGCAATGTGTGAAAATCTGGGTATCGGGTTTCAGCCATCAATGCTTCAATGGAAAGCAGGTGCACGGCCGGAAGATGGCGTTTGGGCAAAATACTGGTATAAAAATGTGCATCAGTCCACGGGATTCACGCCCTTTGAAGAAGCAGCACAAGAATTACCACCTGACCTTCAGGAAATCTATGAACAGGCAAAACCTTATTATGATTTTCTTTCTGAAAGATCATTGAAATGA